The proteins below come from a single Paramormyrops kingsleyae isolate MSU_618 chromosome 25, PKINGS_0.4, whole genome shotgun sequence genomic window:
- the LOC140583095 gene encoding sterile alpha motif domain-containing protein 3-like isoform X1: protein MWLRVIISPQNIRKVQLSQLPDSVDSLKAKLKSKLEIQEDFLLQYEDPDFGNELCNLTDISELPAERAVLKIVWDPDSSVLKQSDTQSVSSLDTASVSTSSSQSSSAVVQSHMRSTLEWPSPFPIPTFSYDVELRLRRANEAYEQTNKALSVPREMKSHILEKIAEAVFVLKAYPHTEEIETVASALVLKHPCLTEPGKGKGFDGWKMSIKFKLGNYRSKLRSAGCHEVNINRKRGGGDGDDKKIPLKKAKRGEVNYLPDHPGGQSDDTLEEERLILVEELKKRTKDAILISQKMSLTFSLRRKEIVEGVPMVSEVLERWPALSLPNEIGNEFKRITNVDLLDTFKSSLHQHAPQLLKLYRARQGAFGKEMEDLLNKLDQQTSNIVNHRKQGVLEGLPLFLREDPSALFRKYLDTSPADRQTRGMKMGILVMTEDDVAPSTLPTFTSFSVVLEEAVVLKDISDLQSAVAYLFGLIFALDFQYPKELKYTFEVIEKVFMEMGTQCSARVQSLKTKLFL from the exons ATGTGGCTTCGGGTCATCATCTCACCCCAAAACATTCGGAAGGTCCAACTTTCACAACTGCCTGACTCTGTGGACAGTTTAAAAGCAaaactaaaatcaaagttgGAGATTCAGGAAGACTTTTTGCTACAATATGAGGACCCTGACTTTGGAAATGAACTGTGCAATTTAACAGACATTTCTGAGCTGCCTGCTGAAAGGGCTGTTTTGAAAATTGTGTGGGACCCAGATTCATCTGTGCTTAAACAGTCTGATACACAATCTGTTTCCTCTCTTGATACTGCCAGTGTGTCAACGTCTTCCTCCCAGAGCTCTTCAGCCGTCGTTCAGAGCCACATGAGAAGTACATTGGAGTGGCCGTCACCTTTTCCAATTCCTACTTTCTCGTATGATGTTGAATTGAGGCTTCGCAGAGCAAATGAGGCttatgaacaaacaaacaaggctTTAAGTGTACCAAGAGAAATGAAGTCCCACATCTTGGAGAAAATTGCAGAGGCAGTATTTGTTCTTAAAGCATACCCACACACAGAGGAAATTGAAACTGTTGCTTCTGCACTTGTGTTGAAACACCCCTGCCTTACAGAGCCAGGTAAAGGCAAAGGATTTGATGGGTGGAAAATGAGCATAAAATTCAAACTTGGCAATTACAGGTCCAAACTGCGATCAGCTGGTTGCCATGAAGTTAATATCAACAGGAAAAGAGGTGGGGGAGATGGTGACGATAAGAAAATTCCTCTGAAAAAGGCCAAACGAGGAGAGGTTAATTACTTACCAGATCATCCTGGAGGCCAGTCTGATGATACTCTGGAGGAGGAAAGACTCATATTGGTGGAGGAACTAAAGAAGAGGACTAAAGATGCGATCCTCATCAGTCAGAAAATGAGCCTGACATTTTCACTTCGACGAAAAGAGATTGTGGAAGGGGTGCCAATGGTGTCTGAAGTGCTGGAACGATGGCCTGCCCTGTCTCTTCCTAATGAG ATAGGTAATGAGTTTAAACGCATTACCAATGTGGACCTCCTGGATACATTCAAATCTTCGTTACACCAACATGCACCACAACTTCTGAAGTTGTACAGAGCAAGACAGGGGGCTTTTGGAAAAGAGATGGAAGATCTACTTAACAAGCTTGATCAACAG ACCTCAAATATTGTGAATCACAGAAAGCAAGGAGTTCTGGAAGGCCTCCCTTTGTTTCTCCGTGAAGATCCTTCTGCACTGTTTAGAAAATATCTG GACACATCTCCAGCCGACAGACAGACCAGAGGGATGAAAATGGGAATTCTTGTCATGACCGAGGATGATGTCGCCCCTAGCACACTGCCTACCTTTACAAGCTTTTCTGTTGTTTTGGAGGAGGCAGTTGTTCTGAAAGACATTTCAGACCTGCAGTCTGCTGTTGCTTACCTGTTTGGCCTTATCTTTGCCTTGGATTTTCAGTACCCAAAAGAACTCAAATATACTTTTGAGGTAATTGAGAAGGTGTTCATGGAAATGGGCACTCAGTGCTCTGCAAGGGTACAGTCCCTGAAAACTAAACTCTTCCTGTGA
- the LOC140582966 gene encoding uncharacterized protein: MMFFFISLTAPGVHCMEKQSHFTFHVILTGMSPEKSPEDCWAVLRAAKNDFLAVLGKVYPEEMPLECAECCLVLYYLEATVILKHLQPPGVVEHMTVQEWMTRSTSEADHTVIVVKEHKTSAQQAATFALSSEEETWFDIYFTQVRPQLLSSKRSRTTLDDLGGDKRFFVSTAGRPAFNASNDLNRLHQKYKLDPVTYQTARRIFETATKDLTDQEKSLVADYLTHSTATADEHYRMKQSRNVVLASKLLKKLAGDSSADSAEEGPSCSARGAARDAAPASNQQMDVQAAFDQLLRTHPVTLDGDIPDKTARSQTSGRFQRQLYDRWLKAQMRMRVRHVLSHFGRRQPTESRVDAWIRNQGWKSNVPSAASVLKDWRPVGSVDTAVDSSHIQELIHNQKWKGLVVMDIAGKGKGVCATRQFQAGEVVCDYHGPVVTATEGQRIHSSTKEEESGYMFFFRNSHKSECACHPGIQPFGRLINHSHKKANLRPRLYSPAVGGQDVILLLALNRINVGEELLFDYGVQRKSFRGEGLRTIENM, encoded by the exons atgatgtttttttttatctccctcactgctcctggagtgcactgcatggagaagcagagccattttacatt tcatgtcattctcacggggatgagcccagagaagagtccagaggactgctgggccgtgctgagggctgccaagaacgacttcttggcagtccttggcaaggtgtatccggaggagatgcccctggagtgtgcagagtgctgccttgtcctctactacctggaggccacggtgattctgaagcatctccagccaccaggcgtggtggagcacatgacc gtccaggagtggatgaccaggagcacgtccgaggccgaccatacggtgattgtggtgaaggaacacaagacgtcggcgcagcaagcggccacgtttgcattgtcctctgaggaggagacg tggttcgacatctacttcacccaggtacggccacagctcctgagctccaagaggagccggacgacactggatgacctgggaggagacaaacggttcttcgtctccaccgcaggcaggccggcgttcaacgcttcgaatgacctcaaccggctgcaccaaaa atacaagctggatccagtcacctaccagacggcccggcgcatctttgagacggccaccaaggacttgacggaccaagagaagtccttggtggccgattacctcactcattccactgcgacggctgacgagcactaccggatgaagcagtcgcggaatgtggtgctggccagtaagctgctgaagaagctggcaggtgactcaag cgctgactccgcagaggaaggacccagctgttctgcccgtggtgccgcacgggatgctgccccggcatccaaccaacagatggatgtccaggcagcgttcgatcagctccttcggacccaccccgtgaccctggatggcgacatcccagacaagacagcacgctcgcagacgtcgggccggtttcagcggcagctctatgatcgctggctgaaggcccagatgaggatgcgcgtacggcatgtcttgt cacactttggcagacggcagcccaccgagtcccgggtcgacgcttggatcaggaaccaaggctggaaaagtaacgttcccagcgcggccagcgttctgaaggactggagaccagtgggttcggtggacactgccgtggactctagccacatccaggagctcatccacaaccagaagtggaagggacttgtggtgatggacattgcggggaaggggaagggagtctgcgccacccggcagttccaggctggtgaggtggtgtgtgactaccacgggccggtagtcacagccactgagggccagcggattcactcatcgacgaaggaagaagaatctggctacatgttcttcttccggaacagccataagtctgagtgtgcctgtcacccgggcatacagccttttggccggctgattaatcattcccataagaaggccaacctccggccaagactgtacagcccagccgtcgggggacaggatgttattttgcttttggccctgaacaggattaatgttggggaggaactgttgttcgattatggggtgcagaggaaatcgttcaggggagagggactgagaaccattgagaacatgtag